One Deltaproteobacteria bacterium PRO3 DNA segment encodes these proteins:
- a CDS encoding YjbQ family protein: MLCFNKTVTYATDHNNLAEIEPKLVPYLKEFDFFSIHDLTEPTRQWVQESKVQNGLLTVQALHTTCVVALNELDEPCLLGDLNGFLRDLIPHHKPYLHNSKIRTKNLCADDKKCDRNADAHMKSFLFGAASQTVIVKAGQPVYGRWQKLCLIDFDGPRERSVAVQIIGE, translated from the coding sequence ATGCTCTGTTTCAACAAGACCGTAACCTACGCCACAGATCACAACAACCTGGCCGAAATCGAACCGAAGCTGGTCCCTTACCTCAAGGAATTCGACTTCTTTTCGATCCACGACCTCACCGAGCCGACCCGGCAATGGGTCCAGGAAAGCAAGGTCCAGAACGGCCTTCTGACCGTCCAGGCCCTGCATACGACCTGCGTGGTGGCGCTCAACGAGCTCGACGAGCCCTGCCTCTTGGGCGATTTGAACGGTTTCCTGCGGGACCTGATCCCGCACCACAAGCCCTACCTGCACAACAGCAAGATCCGGACGAAGAACCTCTGCGCGGACGACAAGAAGTGCGACCGCAACGCGGACGCGCACATGAAGTCCTTCCTCTTCGGAGCGGCCTCCCAGACCGTGATCGTGAAGGCGGGCCAGCCGGTTTACGGGCGGTGGCAGAAGCTCTGCCTGATCGATTTCGACGGGCCGAGGGAGCGCTCGGTGGCGGTGCAGATTATCGGGGAGTGA